The sequence TGGCGTATTCGCGGAAAATCTCGGCCGGGCTGGCATAGTCGAAGGCCCGGTCAAACCCCATGCGCCGCCCCAGCTCGGCCAGGATGGCCCAATCGGGCCGTGCCGCGCCCGGGGCCGGCAGAACGCTGCGTTGGCGGCTGATCGTCCGGTCGGAATTGGTGACCGTGCCCTCCTTTTCCGCCCAGGCCGTGGCAGGCAGCAACACATCGGCCAGACGCGCCGTGTCCGTGGCGGCGGTGATGTCGCTGACCACGGTGAAATCGCAGCCTGCTATGGCATCGCGCACCGCGTCGGCCTCGGGCATCGACACGGCGGGGTTCGTATGGATGATCCAGAGCGCCTTGATCCGCCCGTCGCCCACGGCGCGGAACATGTCCACCGCCTTGAGCCCCGGCGCATCGGGCATCTGCGGCGCATCCCAGAAGCTGCGCACCGCGGCGCGGTGATCGGGGTTTTCCAGATCGAGATGACAGGCCAGCATATTGGCCAGCCCGCCCACCTCGCGCCCGCCCATGGCATTGGGCTGCCCGGTGACCGAAAGCGGCCCCATGCCGGGCTTGCCGATGCGGCCGGTGGCAAGGTGACAGTTCAGAATGGCGTTGACCTTGTCCGAGCCAGAGCTGGACTGGTTCACCCCCTGGCTATAGATCGTCACCACCTTTTCGGTCCGCATCCACAGCTCGCAGAATGCCTCGATCCTATCGGGGGACAGGCCGGTCACGCGCGCATCGTCGCTGAATGCGGTCTCGATCGCGCGGTCGAACCCGTTGGTCTGGCGCAGATAGCCGGCATCGAGCGCCCCGCCTTCGTAAAGCGTGGTGAGCAGTCGGTTGAACAGCGCCACATCGCTGCCCGGCGCCAGCGCCAGATGCATGTCTGCACTGTCGCAGGTGGCTGTGCGGCGCGGGTCGATCACCACGATCCTGGTGCCGCGGGCCTTGCGCGCCGCCAGCAGGCGTTGATAGAGCACCGGATGACACCAGGCGAGGTTGGAGCCGACCAGGACCACGAGATCCGCCGCGTCCAGATCCTCATAGGTGCCCGGCACCGTATCCGTGCCAAAGGCGCGTTTGTGCCCCGCGACCGAGGACGCCATGCAGAGCCGCGAATTGGTGTCGATATTGGCCGAGCCGATGAAGCCTTTCATCAGCTTGTTTGCGACATAGTAATCCTCGGTCAGCAACTGGCCTGAGACGTAAAACCCGACACTGTCGGGCCCATGCCGCGCGATGGTGTCGGAAAACCGGTCCGCCACATGTTGCAGCGCGCTGTCCCAGTCGCAGTCCCGCCCGTCGACGCGCGGCGCCAGAAGGCGATGCTCCAGCCCGATGGTTTCGGCCAGCGCCGAGCCTTTGGAGCAGAGCCGCGCGTGATTGGCCGGGTGATCGGGATCGCCGCGCACATCCATCCCGCCTTGCCCGTCCGGGCGCAGCAGCACGCCGCAGCCCACCCCGCAATAGGGGCAGGTGGAGCGGGTTTCCGGCAGGCCAGACCCATCCATCACGCTGCACTCCTTGCGGTGAGCCGCGCCCCGTCGATCAGCACGCGGTCGCCTTCGATGCGCAGCTTGTAGGTCGCGATCTGACCATCTTCGCCCTGGGCCTGACCGGTATTCAGGTCAAACACCCAGTTATGCAGCGGGCATGTCACCGATTGGCCATGAACGATGCCTTCAGACAGCGGCCCGCCCTTGTGGGGGCAGCGGTCGGCGGCGGCAAAAACCTCCGTCTCAGAGGTGCGGAAAACGGCCACGCATCCCAGCGCGGTTTTCAGCTTGCGCGCGCCGCGCAGCGGGATGTCGTCAAGCGCACAAATGTCGATCCAGCTCATTCCGCGGCCTCCAGTGTCAGATCGGCCAGCGGCTGGAACCGCTCGGCCTGTTTCGCGTGCTCGGCCCAGGGGTCCTTGCGATAGATGCTCTGCGACAGCTCGAAAGCCGCCACCAGCCGCGCGCGTTCCCCGGCGTCGGCAAGCGTTTCCTTGACCCAGTCCAGACCGACCTTGGCCAGCCATTTATAGGGGCGGTCCAGGTATTTGGCGTTTTCGCGGTAGAGCTGGACAAAGGCCACGGTCCATTCGATGGCCTCGTCTTCGGTGGCCACGTCCACCAGCCGCTCGGTCTCTTTCACATCCATGCCCGCCGCGCCGCCGACACCGACCTGATAGCCGCTGTCGACACAGACGATGCCCACATCCTTGCAGGTCGCCTCGGCGCAGTTGCGCGGACAGCCCGAGACCGCCAGCTTGACCTTGTGCGGGGTCCATGACCCCCAAAGCGCCTGTTCCAGCTTGATGCCAAGCCCGGTCGAGTCCTGCGTGCCAAAGCGGCAATGATCGGTGCCGACACAGGTTTTAACCGTGCGCAGCCCCTTGGAATAGGCATGGCCCGAGACCAGACCAGCCTTGTTCAGATCGGCCCAGATCGCGGGCAGGTCCTCGCCTTTCACGCCCAGAAGGTCAATACGCTGCCCGCCGGTGACCTTGACGGTGGGCACGTCGTATTTGTCGGCCGCGTCGGCAATGGCGCGCAGTTCATCCGGGTTGGTGATCCCGCCCCACATGCGCGGCACCACGGAAAAGGTGCCGTTCTTCTGGATATTGGCGTGTTTGCGTTCGTTGACGAAACGGCTTTGCGGATCGTCCTGATACTCCAGCGGCCAATCCGCCAGTAGGTAGAAATTCACTGCAGGGCGGCAGACATGGCAGCCATTGGGCGTTTTCCAGCCCAACTCCTGCCAAACTGCCGCCTGCGATTTTAGCTCCTGCGATTTGATCAACCGGCGCACATCCTCGTGGGTGAGATCGGTGCAGCCGCATATGGGCTGCGCCGTGGGCGCTTCGAAGTCATCGCCCAAGGTCACCTGCAAAAGCTGCTCCACCAGCCCGGTGCAGGTCCCGCAGGAGGCGCTGGCCTTGGTCTGTGCCTTGACCGCGCCCAGATCGGTTGCGCCACCCTCGATCGCGTCCACGATCTTGCCCTTGCAAACGCCGTTGCAGCCGCAGATCTCCGCATCACGCGGCAAGGCTGCAACGGCTGAGAGAGGGTCCGCCTGGTCACCCCCCTGAAAGGCGGGACCAAAGATCAGCGTCTCGCGCATCTCGTCAATCTCGGTGCCGTCCTTGATCAGACCGAAAAACCAGTTGCCGTCGGCCGTGTCGCCATACATCACTGCGCCGACTAGCCGGTCGTCTTCGATCACCAGCCGCTTGTAGACGCCGCGTGACGGATCGCGGAACACGATGTCCTCGCGGCCTTCGCCATCGGCGAAATCCCCGGCGGAGAACAGATCGCAGCCGGTGACCTTGAGCTTGGTGGCGATATCCTTGACGACGAAGGCGTCGGGTTGATCCATTAGCGCATGGGCCAGCACCTTGGCCTGGTCGTAGAGCGGCGCGACAAGACCGAAAAGATGCCCGTCATACTCGACGCATTCGCCCACGGCGTAGATATCCGGGTCCGAGGTCTGCATCTGCGCATTCACCTCGATACCCCGCGCCACCTCGAGCCCGGCATCCGTAGCCAGCCGGGTTTCGGGCCGGATGCCCACCGCCATGACGACCAGATCGGCCTCGAGCCCGGTATTGTCCTCCAGCATGACGCCTTCGACCCGGTCCTCGCCCAGAATGGCGGCGGTCGAGGCCTGGGTCATGATGGTGATGCCGCGCTTTTCCAGATCACGACGCAGGAGGTATGCGGCGGCCTCGTCCAGCTGCCGTTCCATAAGGTGCCCCATCAGGTGCAGCACGGTCACCTCCATGCCGCGCTCGGCCAGCCCTGCGGCGGCTTCAAGCCCCAGAAGCCCGCCACCGATCACTACCGCCTTTCCGCCCTGTTTGGCGGCGTCGATCATGGCGTTGGTATCGTCCAGATCGCGGTATGTGATCACGCCGGGCAAATCATTGCCCTCAACGGGGATGATAAATGGGGCCGAGCCGGTCGCGATGATCAGCTTGTCATAGGGCACGTGGCCGTTTTGCCCTTCGACCACCTTCATCTCGCGGTCGATGCGCAGCACATGTTCACCAAAGCGGCAGGTCACGCCATGCTGGTCATACCAATCGTCATCATGCGTGACGATCTCCTCATATGTCTTGTCGCCGGACAGCACGGGCGACAGCATGATGCGGTTGTAGTTACCGCGTGGCTCGGCATTGAAAAGCGTGATGTCATAGGCCCCGGCATTTTCTTCGACCAAATGTTCGATCACCCGGCCTGAGGCCATGCCGGCTCCGATGATGACGAGTTTCTGTGTCATGGGTTCACTCCGCTGCCATGGCCTTGGTGGCCGGTTTCTTCGGCTTGGCGCCGTGTTCATACTCTTCAAGGAAATCAAGCACCTCCTGCCGGTAGGCATAGTAATCGGGGTGCTCTAACAACGCCTTGCGTGTGCGGGGACGTGGCAGGTCGACTGATGTGACCTTGCCAATCGTGGCCTGTGGGCCGTTGGTCATCATCACCACTCGGTCCGCCAGCAGGATCGCCTCGTCCACGTCATGGGTGACGCAGATCGCAGTGACCTTGGTGCGTGACCAGACCTCCATCAGCACTTCCTGCAATTCCCAGCGCGTCAGGCTGTCGAGCATGCCGAACGGCTCATCGAGCAGCAGCAACTTGGGAGAGAGCGCAAAGGCGCGGGCAATGCCGACGCGCTGCTGCATGCCATTCGACATGTCGCAGGCGGGCTTGTCCATCGCATCGGCCAGGCCCACGCGTTCGAGGTAGTATTCCACCACATCCTGACGCTCGGCCTGCGACGCCCGGGGATAGACCTTGTCCACCCCGATGGCGCAGTTCTCGCGCGCCGAAAGCCACGGGAAGAGGTTGGGCGACTGGAACACCACGGCGCGCTCTGGGTCGGCCCCCTCCACATGGCGGCCATCCAGCTTGATCGCACCCTTGGAAATCTCGTTCAGACCGGCGGCCATGGTCAGAACCGTGGATTTGCCACAGCCCGAATGCCCGATCAGGGAAATGAACTCGCCCCGGTCGATCTTGAGATCGAAATCCTCGACCACGGTCAGCGGCCCCTTGGGTGTCGGGTACACCTTGTGCAATTGCGAGAAATCCAAAAAGCGCGACTCGATTAGGCCCTTTTGCGCGTCCTGCACTGCGGTCGGTACGCCATGAATGGGCGTCACATCCGGCAATTGCCGAGTGCCTTCCACCTTGGCCTCGATCCCCACATCCATCAGGTATTTCGTCACCTCTGCACGCAGCCGTTTGAAGGTGTCATCGGTGTTCATTGCGCTGCGGTCACGCGGGCGCGGAATGGAGACGGCGAATTCCTCGCCCAGCGTGCCATCCGGGTTTAGAGCGATGATCCGGTCGGCCAGGATGATCGCCTCGTCCACATCATTGGTGATCAGAACGCAGGTCTTCTTGTCGGCTTCCCAGATATGCTCGATCTCGTCGGCCAGATTGGCCCGCGTCAGGGCATCCAGCGCCGAAAGCGGCTCATCAAGAAGCAACATCTCGGGGCTCATGGCCAGCGCGCGGGCCACGTTCACCCGCTGCCGCATCCCGCCCGACAATTCCGCCGGGCGGCGCGTGGCGGCATGGCTCAGCCCCACCATATCCACGTAATGCGCGACCTTTTCGGCCTTTTCGGTCTTTCTGAGGTCAGGGAAAACCGTATCCACGGCAAGGCCCACGTTGCCACTGACCGTCAACCACGGCATCAACGAATAACTTTGAAAGATCACCCCGCGTTCCGGTCCCGGCCCGGTGATCGGCGCGCCCTTGAAGGTCACCGTGCCCTTGGTGGGGCTTTCCAGCCCCGCCATCAGGTTGATCAATGTGGTCTTGCCGGTGCCCGAGAAACCAAGGATCACGAGGAACTCGCCTTCCGCGACCTCAAGGCCGACGTCCTTGAGGACATCCGTCTTATGGGTGCCTTCGCCGAAGGATTTGCTGACGTTATCGAACTTCAAAATGCTCATGGCGCTCACCGGTTATTCGAGAAGGTGAAAAGCGATTGCAGCGCATACATCACCCGATCCAGCAAGAAGCCGATGATCCCGATGGTGAAGACCGCAACCATGATCTTGGCAAGGCTGGAGCTTGAGCCGTTCTGGAATTCATCCCAGACGAATTTGCCAAGCCCGGGGTTCTGGGCCAACATCTCGGCAGCAATCAAAACCATCCAACCCACACCCAGCGACAGGCGCAGCCCGGTAAAGATCAACGGCAGGGCTGAGGGCAGGACCAGCTTGGTGATCTTGGTCCAAGTGTTCATTTTCAGAACCTTCGAGACATTGACCAGATCCTTGTCGATGCTTGCCACGCCCAGCGCGGTATTGATCAGCGTCGGCCAAAGCGAACACAGCGTCACGGTGACCGCTGAGATGATAAAGCTCTTGGCGAACAGCCCGCCTTCGGTCGCCGCCAGCGCCGAGACGATCATCGTCACGATGGGCAACCATGCCAAAGGCGAGACTGGTTTGAAGATCTGGATCAGCGGGTTCAGCCCGGCATTCGCGGTGGGCGAGAGACCGGCCAGAATGCCCAGCGGCACCGCAACCACCGTGGCCAGGAGAAAGCCAAAGAACACGGTCTGGATCGAAGTCCAGATTTGCTCGTAATAGCTGGGGGCGCCGGTGTAGGCGCGCTCCTTGGGTTCGCGGCCATTGGCAATCAGGCGTTCGTTGAGCTGATCGACTTTGGCCTGGAATGCGACGCGTTTTTCGGCCTTGGCATGCGCGTCTTCATGCAGGTTCACCGCCTCTGTCCAAACCTGCGCCGGTCCGGGCACCGCGCCCAGCGATGTTTCCACCTTGGGGGCCAAGCTGCCCCAAAGAAGCAGAAAGGCACAAATAGCAAGGAGGGGCACCGCCAGAAGGCGCCAGATTTCCTTGGCCTGGGCTTGTGGGTTGTCACCGGCCACGGCCTTGAGAACCGGGGTCATCCAGCTCAGGCCAAGCACCTGAAACCATTTATCGGCGGCGTTGATGCGGGTAAAGACACGGGCCCTGCGGGCCTCTCGTGCCTCTGCATTTGCGAAATCGGGGTCGACGGTTGTCATGGGAATAGTCCTTGATGTCAGGTATCGGGTGCACCGCGCCTTTGAGGGCAAGGCGCGATGCAACGCTTTGGTCAGCCTTCGACCTCGGTGCCGACAACGCGCTGTTCGCCCTTCAGGCCAATCGGCAAGCTGTCGAGATAGGCGTTGGGCGCGCGGCCGTCGTAGGGGATACCGTCAATGATATCCGTGGCAGGCGTCGCGGCCTTGTAACCATCGCTGTCCCAAGGAAAGTCCGTTTCATCCGCCAGCCCCTCGTCAACCAGCATTTTTGCTGCTTCAAGGTAGATTTCGGGCTTGTAGACTGACTTGGCGACCTCGTCATACCAACTATCGGACTTGGGTTCGGAAATCTGGCCCCAGCGGCGCATCTGCGTCAGGTACCAGATGGCGTCCGAGTAGAACGGATAGGTCGCGTTGTACCGGAAGAAGACATTGAAATCGGGAATGTCGCGCTTGTCGCCCTTCTCGAATTCAAAGAACCCGGTCATCGAATTGGCGATCACCTCGTAATCGGCGCCGACATACTCCGGGCGGCTCAGGATCTCGACCGCCTCGGGGCGGTTGGCGTTGTCGTTCTCATCCAACCACTGCGCGGCACGGATCAGCGCCTTCGTCAAGGCCAGCGTGGTGTTCGGGTTTTCCTCAGCGAACTCGGCGGTGATCCCAAAAACCTTTTCGGGGTTGTTCTTCCACAGCTGGTAATCGGTGATCACCGGAACACCGATCCCTTTGAACACGGCTTGCTGGTTCCAAGGCTCGCCCACGCAATAGCCGTGGATTGTTCTAGCCTCCAAAGTTGCAGGCATCTGCGGCGGCGGCGTCACGGACAGAAAGACATCGGCATTGATCTGGCCGCTAATGTTTTCCTGACTGTAATAGCCCGGGTGCAGCCCGCCGGCCGCCAGCCAGTAGCGCAGCTCGTAATTATGGGTCGAGACCGGGAAGACCATGCCCATGTTGAAGGGCTTACCTTCGTTTTTGAACTCTTCGACCACCGGGGCCAGTGCCTCTGCGCTGATCGGGTGCTGCGGACGGCCATCCTCCATCTTGGGGATATGCGGCAGCATCTTGTCCCAGACCTCGTTAGACACGGTGATGCCGTTGCCGTTCAGGTCCATGGAAAACGGCGTGATGATATGCGCCTCGGTGCCGAACCCGATCGTGGCGGCCAGTGGCTGACCGGCCAGCATGTGCGCGCCGTCCAACTGGCCGTCGATCACGCCATCCAGCAGCACTTTCCAGTTGGCCTGGGCCTCCAGCGTTACGAACAGGCCCTCGTCGAGAAAGTAGCCCTTTTCATAGGCCACGGCGAGCGGCGCCATATCCGTCAGCTTGATAAACCCGAAGGTCAGTTCGTCTTTTTCCAGCTCCAGCATGTCGGCGAAGGCTGGGCTCAGCAAAGCGGTCGAGGCGGCCAGCCCAAAAAGAAGGTTTTTCATCGTTTTTCCTTTCGTTGCTCCCGGGTCGGAAGGAGGAGGCCCGGGCAAACGCAAAAAAGGCCACTGCACAGCCCACTGAAAACCAGTGGTGCGCGAGCGGCCTTGCTCATGAAGTCCCTGTCGGTGGGAAAATTCGGATCAGCTCACCCCGTTGTGTGCTGATGCAACCATCATGCGGCAGCGCAGCATTCTGGCAAAGCAAAAATCGCGGAAAGCTTGAAAATCGGGCCCGGCACAGTGACGTCGCAGCGGCGTTTGCTTAAAAAATCATCAGTCAAATTCGCTTGGATCAAAAGTTTGGCCATCGAAAAACGCATCCGGCAACAGGCTGATCCCGCCTTTCATCGACGCAACGGCGGTTGTACGACGAATCGCGCCTTCCAGTTTTTCCGACGCCCCGGGCAGATCCGCACCGGTCGCGTCCAAGTGGCGGCGGTGCAGGTCGCTGCGGAATGCAGCCGCCGCTTGCGCCAACGAGATCGCATCAATTACCTTGTGCCGTTGTTGCAGTTGATGGGCAATCCACTTGGCCTGACTGCGCCACGGAAAAGTTGCAGCTCCGGCGTGGAACTCGATGAAATGCGCGACTTCGCGTTGCTCGCCGCTCCCTGACACCGTCAAATGGCCCGAAAGCGCCCGGTCGATCAATTCCGCCGGAACATCCAAATAGGCCTTGCGCGACAGGATTTCGCCCGCCGTGCTCCGGCTGTCCGGGTGGCCAAGCCAGCGCCCCGCGCGCCATACAGCCCGCATCAGGCGGCCCAACAGGTTGGGTTCGGTTTCGGCCCAATCGGTGCGCACGGCCAGAACCTTTTCCGGCGCAAAGCCCCAGATCGCCTTTCCGGGCAGCAAAAGCGCCCCAAGCCCCCGGTCCACCGCGACCGATCCCCAAGGCTCGCCCACGCAAAAAGCGTCAATATCTCCGGCGGCCAGCGCTTCGGCCATCAAGGGTGGCGGCACCGTGCGAATATCAATGCCGTCGTCGCCCAAAGCCGTGTGCGCACACCAGTAGCGCAAAAGCTCCACATGCATGGAAAACGGAAACGGTACGCCAAAGGTGATCGGCCCCTCGCGCACGCAGGATAGCGCGGCGGCGGCCTTCACCGGATCATTGAAATCAAAATCATATCCTGAGGCGCGCAAAGTCTCTTCCATGGCGCGTCCAACCCCCAGAACATTGCCATTGGCCGACAGGATCGACACCGCCGAAATCGGCGTCGACACCCCACCAAGACCCAAGGCCATGGCCACCGGCACCGGCGAGAGCAGATGCGCAGCGTCCACGCGTCCAAAGGCCAGCATATCGCGCACTGATGACCATGACGGCGCGGCAATAAGGTCCAGCGAAGTGCCTTCGGTTTCGGCAAAACCCATTTCTTGGGCAACGATCAAGGGGGCGGCATCCACCAAGGGCATATAAGCCACGGAAATATCGACTGTCTTCATCGCAATAGCCCCGATGCCGTCACGAGAGCCTCCGCCACGTCCGCCACGCGGCGCCCTTGGTCCATTGCCGTTTTGCGCAACAGGGCATAGGCCGCGTCTTCATCAATGCCCTTGGCCTTCATCAAAAGCCCCTTGGCGCGGTCGATTACCTTGCGCTCTTCCAGCGCCCGCCGGGTTTCGGCCAGCTCGCTGCGCATCTGTCGCACCATGCTAAACCGCGCGATGGCGGTATCCATTACGGGCTTTATGCGTTCGGGCGATAGCCCGTCGACCACATAGGCCGAGACCCCCGCCTCGATCGCGGTCTGGGCCAGTTCGCCCGCTGCGCCCGACACGAACATCGCCACCGGGCGCTCCAATGGGCCCGAGGCGAGCGTAAGTTCTTCCAGCATGTCGCGCGTTGGATTGTCTATGTCGATCAGTACAATATCGGGCGCATGCGCCGCAATTTTGCGACCAACTCCCGTGGCCCCAGAGATCACGAAGACATCGCAGTCCAAACTGTCCTTCAGAGCATCGATGATCGCGATTGCGCGCTCTCGATCCTCTTCGACAACGACGATTGTTAGCTTTTCACTCATTCAAGTCGGAATGACAATTTGGTGGCCTCTGAGCAAGAAGCGAGCATGCAAATTGGCGCGCAAATCTATAGTCTGACGCGAAAGTCACCTGGGTGATCAGAAAATGGGCGCATTCAAAACCTAACGCGGGTCGATCACACGTAGCAGTCATTCAGGTATGGATCCGGACATCTCTTATTTGGCCCACGAAATACAAATGGCTTTTTGCCAAACCCTCACGCTCGGCTCGAGTAGGCCGCTTCGTGGCGGAAACTCAGCCGCTGTGTACAAAGAAAAACGCCGCCCGAAGGCGGCGTTGCTCTGTTTTGTATGCATTCCCTCTTACGGGGTGCAGTTCGAGAAGCCGGGCGGTGTGAGTGCATCGCTGTAATCGGCGAAGGTCCAGCACGCGGTCACGTTCGGATTGACAGTCCACCCAGACAGGTCCTGTTTGAAGGATTCAGCGCTGTTGAACATACCGCTCATCGCCTTCACACGCGACGTATCCCAACCACTGATGTCCTGGTTAAAAGTGGTCGCTTCTCTAAACATGAAAGACGTACGCGTCACGTTCGAGGTATCCCATCCACTGATGTCCTGATTGAAGGAATTGGCCAGTTGGAACATACCGAACATATCAGTCACGCTTGATGTGTTCCATCCACCGATGTCCTGGTTGAAAGAGTTGGCACGCTGGAACATGCCGATCATATTGGTCACGCTCGATGTATCCCAATCGCTGATGTCTTGATTGAAGGATTCAGCGCTTTCAAACATGTTGGACATATCCGTCACGCTCGACGTATCCCAGTAGCCTATGTCGTCGTTGAAATCCGCGTCACGCTGAAAAAGAGCGGCGAAATTCGTCGCCTGTCCGGTGAAGACGTTGTACGCGGAATCGGCGAAGGTGTAGGCGTTATGGTCGGGACCAGTGATTGCATAGCTTTCATCGCCGCCTGCTTCACTGGACGCCACTGCGCGCAGCGCTGTGTCGTCAACGATGAGCATGCCATCGCAAATGCCGGCATTACCGACCAACCCCACAGAGCCGGCGTCATAGCAGTCGATGGTCGTGATTTGTTCTGAACCGCCTTCGGTTTCGCTATCAGCACCAGCTCCTTCGGCCGTGGTCCCGTATGAAAACACAGCGCCGATTGCCACTATGCCGATTAGTCTGGCCATACGGCCGTACTCTGTTGCACTCGCAGCCGTGTTGTTCGTCAAAAGCCTCATAATGTTTCCCTTGGTCGCTTGTTTCTTCCCAGCAGGTGGGAGTAGACAGAAAACGACAGAAGCCAGCTGGCTTGGAAACGCACTGCGCAAAAGGCGAGGTACATACATCTTTGGATAGACCGGTGCGCTCAAAAGTGACTGATCGGGATTTCGGGAAACTGCGAACTCGCCGAACAGAGCCCCTCGTCTGAATCGATCGTGTTATCGGCGGAAGATTTCGAAGTTGCTGCCTTACCCCACGCACTTCATGCATAGGGCCTTGTACGTGGCGGCAACGCATTCCCTACGGTGGGCGATTGATCAGGTGTCGGCGCGCATCTTCTCCACGACGACCTTTCCCGAACGCGGCACAACGACACGGAAATGCCGGGCCTTGAGCACGTCCTGAACCCGGCTGGGTCGGTAGGACACCCAGTTCACACCGCCCGAATGACGCACGCTGTCATAGGTGATCCCGTCATGCGGACCCGTCCTGACGGACCGGCTGAAGACCTGGCTCGCCGGATAGTTCGCAGGGTCCGGATCGTGCAGGTCGGGGCGTGTGCCGCGGATATCTACGAAG comes from Roseovarius bejariae and encodes:
- a CDS encoding ABC transporter ATP-binding protein; the encoded protein is MSILKFDNVSKSFGEGTHKTDVLKDVGLEVAEGEFLVILGFSGTGKTTLINLMAGLESPTKGTVTFKGAPITGPGPERGVIFQSYSLMPWLTVSGNVGLAVDTVFPDLRKTEKAEKVAHYVDMVGLSHAATRRPAELSGGMRQRVNVARALAMSPEMLLLDEPLSALDALTRANLADEIEHIWEADKKTCVLITNDVDEAIILADRIIALNPDGTLGEEFAVSIPRPRDRSAMNTDDTFKRLRAEVTKYLMDVGIEAKVEGTRQLPDVTPIHGVPTAVQDAQKGLIESRFLDFSQLHKVYPTPKGPLTVVEDFDLKIDRGEFISLIGHSGCGKSTVLTMAAGLNEISKGAIKLDGRHVEGADPERAVVFQSPNLFPWLSARENCAIGVDKVYPRASQAERQDVVEYYLERVGLADAMDKPACDMSNGMQQRVGIARAFALSPKLLLLDEPFGMLDSLTRWELQEVLMEVWSRTKVTAICVTHDVDEAILLADRVVMMTNGPQATIGKVTSVDLPRPRTRKALLEHPDYYAYRQEVLDFLEEYEHGAKPKKPATKAMAAE
- a CDS encoding CmpA/NrtA family ABC transporter substrate-binding protein, whose product is MKNLLFGLAASTALLSPAFADMLELEKDELTFGFIKLTDMAPLAVAYEKGYFLDEGLFVTLEAQANWKVLLDGVIDGQLDGAHMLAGQPLAATIGFGTEAHIITPFSMDLNGNGITVSNEVWDKMLPHIPKMEDGRPQHPISAEALAPVVEEFKNEGKPFNMGMVFPVSTHNYELRYWLAAGGLHPGYYSQENISGQINADVFLSVTPPPQMPATLEARTIHGYCVGEPWNQQAVFKGIGVPVITDYQLWKNNPEKVFGITAEFAEENPNTTLALTKALIRAAQWLDENDNANRPEAVEILSRPEYVGADYEVIANSMTGFFEFEKGDKRDIPDFNVFFRYNATYPFYSDAIWYLTQMRRWGQISEPKSDSWYDEVAKSVYKPEIYLEAAKMLVDEGLADETDFPWDSDGYKAATPATDIIDGIPYDGRAPNAYLDSLPIGLKGEQRVVGTEVEG
- a CDS encoding ABC transporter permease; this translates as MTTVDPDFANAEAREARRARVFTRINAADKWFQVLGLSWMTPVLKAVAGDNPQAQAKEIWRLLAVPLLAICAFLLLWGSLAPKVETSLGAVPGPAQVWTEAVNLHEDAHAKAEKRVAFQAKVDQLNERLIANGREPKERAYTGAPSYYEQIWTSIQTVFFGFLLATVVAVPLGILAGLSPTANAGLNPLIQIFKPVSPLAWLPIVTMIVSALAATEGGLFAKSFIISAVTVTLCSLWPTLINTALGVASIDKDLVNVSKVLKMNTWTKITKLVLPSALPLIFTGLRLSLGVGWMVLIAAEMLAQNPGLGKFVWDEFQNGSSSSLAKIMVAVFTIGIIGFLLDRVMYALQSLFTFSNNR
- the nirD gene encoding nitrite reductase small subunit NirD, with translation MSWIDICALDDIPLRGARKLKTALGCVAVFRTSETEVFAAADRCPHKGGPLSEGIVHGQSVTCPLHNWVFDLNTGQAQGEDGQIATYKLRIEGDRVLIDGARLTARSAA
- the nirB gene encoding nitrite reductase large subunit NirB, whose product is MTQKLVIIGAGMASGRVIEHLVEENAGAYDITLFNAEPRGNYNRIMLSPVLSGDKTYEEIVTHDDDWYDQHGVTCRFGEHVLRIDREMKVVEGQNGHVPYDKLIIATGSAPFIIPVEGNDLPGVITYRDLDDTNAMIDAAKQGGKAVVIGGGLLGLEAAAGLAERGMEVTVLHLMGHLMERQLDEAAAYLLRRDLEKRGITIMTQASTAAILGEDRVEGVMLEDNTGLEADLVVMAVGIRPETRLATDAGLEVARGIEVNAQMQTSDPDIYAVGECVEYDGHLFGLVAPLYDQAKVLAHALMDQPDAFVVKDIATKLKVTGCDLFSAGDFADGEGREDIVFRDPSRGVYKRLVIEDDRLVGAVMYGDTADGNWFFGLIKDGTEIDEMRETLIFGPAFQGGDQADPLSAVAALPRDAEICGCNGVCKGKIVDAIEGGATDLGAVKAQTKASASCGTCTGLVEQLLQVTLGDDFEAPTAQPICGCTDLTHEDVRRLIKSQELKSQAAVWQELGWKTPNGCHVCRPAVNFYLLADWPLEYQDDPQSRFVNERKHANIQKNGTFSVVPRMWGGITNPDELRAIADAADKYDVPTVKVTGGQRIDLLGVKGEDLPAIWADLNKAGLVSGHAYSKGLRTVKTCVGTDHCRFGTQDSTGLGIKLEQALWGSWTPHKVKLAVSGCPRNCAEATCKDVGIVCVDSGYQVGVGGAAGMDVKETERLVDVATEDEAIEWTVAFVQLYRENAKYLDRPYKWLAKVGLDWVKETLADAGERARLVAAFELSQSIYRKDPWAEHAKQAERFQPLADLTLEAAE
- a CDS encoding nitrate reductase; its protein translation is MDGSGLPETRSTCPYCGVGCGVLLRPDGQGGMDVRGDPDHPANHARLCSKGSALAETIGLEHRLLAPRVDGRDCDWDSALQHVADRFSDTIARHGPDSVGFYVSGQLLTEDYYVANKLMKGFIGSANIDTNSRLCMASSVAGHKRAFGTDTVPGTYEDLDAADLVVLVGSNLAWCHPVLYQRLLAARKARGTRIVVIDPRRTATCDSADMHLALAPGSDVALFNRLLTTLYEGGALDAGYLRQTNGFDRAIETAFSDDARVTGLSPDRIEAFCELWMRTEKVVTIYSQGVNQSSSGSDKVNAILNCHLATGRIGKPGMGPLSVTGQPNAMGGREVGGLANMLACHLDLENPDHRAAVRSFWDAPQMPDAPGLKAVDMFRAVGDGRIKALWIIHTNPAVSMPEADAVRDAIAGCDFTVVSDITAATDTARLADVLLPATAWAEKEGTVTNSDRTISRQRSVLPAPGAARPDWAILAELGRRMGFDRAFDYASPAEIFREYATLSGIAGQFGRDFDISGLARMTDAAYAGLVPVRWPVTAMRAGGRFFADGGFFHADGKARFVPVSYRAPASKTGPRYPFRLNTGRLRDQWHTMTRTALSPRLAAHMPEPFIELHPEDAAAQGIAPADLVQVQSPHGRAILRARITDSVQPGQVFAPMHWTGETAPSARIDGLVAAETDPVSGQPESKASVVALSRFKAAWYGFAVSRDAMAPTADYWALARTGQGYRAEMAGHTPPTDWEQEARRLFAAPGASAMSILDAARGTARIALHEEGALIGALFVAPRPVAVMRDYLVTLPGAAAEGVLQGRPAADVPNPGPVLCSCLGVGVNTIVEAVETQGLISVDAIGEALGAGTNCGSCRPEIAALLQNLHNPEAAQ